Part of the Labilibaculum antarcticum genome, GTTCAGGTAACAGCATCACATTTGATGCAGGAAATATCGGTTCAACTTATTTATGGAGTACAGGTGAAACTACTCAGACAATTACAGTTTCAGCAAATGGAAATTATTCAGTAACAATAACTGATGCCAATGGTTGTTCTGCTACTGATGATGTGGAAGCTACCATTCATGCAAATCCAGTTGTTGATTTAGGAAATGATCAGGAAGCTTGTGAAGGTGGAACGATTACTTTCGATGCAGGAAATATCGGTTCAACTTATTTATGGAGTACCGGAGAAATAACTCAAACAATTGCAGTTTCAACTTCAGGTAACTATTCAGTTGTTATAACTGATGCGAACGGATGTTCTGCAACCGATGATGTGGATGCTACCATTCATGCGAATCCAGTTGTTGATTTAGGAATTGATCAGGAAACTTGTGCAGGCAACAGCATCAGATTTGATGCAGGAAATGCTGGGTCAGATTATTTATGGTCTACTGGAGAAATAACTCAGACAATTGCAGTTTCAGCTTCAGGTAACTATTCAGTTGTTATAACTGACGCCAATGGTTGTTCAGCAACAGATGATGTAAATGCAACCATTCATGCAAATCCAATAGTTAATTTGGGTGCTGATCAGGAAACTTGCGAAGGTGGAACGATTACTTTCGATGCAGGAAATGCTGGATCAGATTATTTATGGTCTACGGGTGAAATCACTCAGACAATTGCAGTTTCGACAAGTGATAATTATAGCGTAACAGTAACAGACGCCAATGGCTGTTCTGCTACTGGTGATGTGAATGCTACGATCCATGCAAATCCAGTTGTTGATTTAGGAATTGATCAGGAAACTTGTTCAGGTGGTACAATTACATTTGATGCAGGAAATATCGGTTTAACTTATTTATGGTCTACAGGTGAAACCACTCAGACAATTGCAGTTTCTGCTTCAGGTAACTATTCAGTTGTTATAACTGACGCCAACGGATGTTCTGCGACTGATGATGTGGATGCAACTATTCATGCGAATCCAGTTGTTGATTTAGGAATTGATCAGGAAACTTGTGCAGGTAACAGCATCACGTTTGATGCAGGAAATGTTGGTTCTACTTATTTATGGAATACAGGTGAAATTACACAGACAATCACTGTATCTGTTTCAGGTAACTATTCAGTCGTTATAACTGACGCCAATGGTTGTTCAGCAAGTGATGATGTGAATGCAACTATTCATGCAAATCCAACAGTTGATCTGGGAGCCGATCAGGCACTTTGTGAAGGAAGTATTGTTCTTGATTCAGGCAATCAAATTGGTAGCTATTTATGGAATACAGGTGAAACCACACAAACTATTACGGTTTCTACTTCAGGTAATTATTTTGTAGATTTTACTGATGCAAATACTTGTACTGCAACTGATAGTATTACCGTGGAATTTTATCCGGCATTTGATTTTAATTTGTCTTACTCAACAAATTTAGTTTGTCATGGAGACTCTACCTATATTGAAGGTCCAATTCAAGCAGGATATACTTATCAATGGAATAAGGATGGTTCTCCATTAATTGGGAAAACAAATTATTCTATAAAAGCTGGAGATACAGGATGGTATACTCTTAGTGTATTTAATGAAAATGCTTGTTTTGCTTCTGATAGTGTTCATGTAGAAATAATTCAGCTTCCAAACAACCCACTACCGAATCAGATTGATATGTGTTTTGGAGAATCAGTACTATTGGATATAGGAGCTGGAGAAAGCTTTTTATGGAGCGATGATGTTACAACACAGACAAGATTGGCTTACACAAGTGGTGTTTATTCTGTAGAAGTTAGAGATTATAATGGTTGTATTGGTTACGATTCCGTGAACGTAATTGTTCATGATCTTCCAATAGTTGACTTGGGGCCTGACCTATTTATTTGTAAAGGGGAAGAATTGATTATTGAAGCACCTGATGGATATCAGTCAGAATGGATTCCCGGAGGACAAACAAAAGAAATTTATGTGTACAATGAGGGTGAATTTACCTTGAAAGCAACCGATAATTTTGGATGTGTCGGCCATGATGAAATTCGAATATTTGTTCACGATAATCCTAATGTTTATTTAGGACGCGATACTGTAATTGGTGAGGGAACAACGATCTTACTTGATGCAGGAAGCGGATATGTTCAATATGAGTGGAGTAATCAGGAAAGTTCACAATTTTTAAAAGTAAATCGTGATGGAGAATATGCTGTTAGTGTTATAGATGTGAACGGCTGTAGGGGTAATGGAAAAGTGAAAGTTGCTGTGAATCCTGTTCCTAGTATCCATTTAGGTGGAAACGCTGGCATTTGTGAAGGAACATCTCTTTTGTTGGATCCAGGACACTGGGAAAGATATAAATGGAGTACAGGTGAAACAACAAGAACAATTAATGTGAACCAAACGGGTGATTACATCGTAAGTGTTTGGGATGTATACGGAATAATGGGGACAGATACATTGCATGTAGAGGTTTACCCTAGTCCGGAGTTAAGTTTGACTGCTGATACTTTAAGCTTTTACAAAGGTCAGACTGTTACAATAGATGCTGGTTCTGGGTACTCTTCTTATTACTGGAGTACTGGTTCCGATTGGAGAAGTATTGAGGTGGACGAGCCTGGAGATTATTCCGTTCAGGTAATAAATGATTTTGGTTGTGTTGCACAATCTGCAGCCGCGGTGAAATTGTTACAGCCTAAAATGGTTGTTCCAAATGTTTTTACACCGAATGGGAAAGGTCCAAATGAGATTTTTTATCCTGTTTTCAAAGGTGTCGTTACCGATTTTGAATTGTATATTTATTCTCGTTGGGGTGAACAAGTGTTTGAGTTGAGAAGAGATGTTGTAAGCAATAATGAGCTTAAATATGACGGGTGGAATGGAACCTACAAAGGAGAAGAATCGGAAATTGGTGTTTACGTTTGGATGATTTTTTACGGTGGAAAAGAACGTGCGCATGGTACTGTAACTTTATTTAGATAATGAGAAACGAACTGAAAATAGTAAGTGTTGTTATGCTATTATTGAATTCTTTAAATCTGTTTGCACAGGATGTAGAGTTCTCTCAGTTCTACGCGAATAAAATTTATTTGAATCCGGCATTTGCTGGTTCTGATTTTGATCCTAGAATTTCATTTGGCTACAGAAATCAATGGCCCGAATTAAATTCAGCATACATAAGTTATAGTGTAGCTTACGATCAATATGTAAATGCCCTTGGCGGTGGTGTTGGATTGCAGATTATGCAAGATGAACAAGGCGATGGAACAATTAGTACCACAACGGCAAGTGGAATGTATGCCTACACATTGAGAGTCTCGCGTAATTTGTCGATAAAAACAGGTTTTCAGGTTTCATTTATCCAGCGAAAATTGAATACTTCTAATTTCACATATCCAGACCAGACAGATGAATTCTATATAAATGGCTTAATAAATCCGTTTACCGGAGAAGGAGCAATTGATCGCTTAAACAGGAATTATTTTGATTTTTCATCTGGAGTAATAGCCGCTTACAAAAATTGGTTTATTGGATTTGCTGCCCATCACGTAACGGAACCAAATGAAACTTTTAAAGATGAGAGTGACTATTCCAGATTGCCAAGGAAATACACCTTGCATTGTGGTGTTAATGTGCCAGTTTTCCGAAATGGTTTACATCGATCTTCTTTCAGTTTAGCTCCTAGTTTCTTATATCAGCAGCAATCAACAAATAAACAGTTGAATTATGGTTTGTACCTTTCAAAAGGATCAATTATTTACGGAATGTGGTACAGGGATAATTTGGAGTTGGAATACGATGCAATAATCCTGCAATTAGGAATAATTCGTGATTGGTGGCAAGTTTCCTATAGTTACGATAAAACGATCTCAAAATTAATACACACAAATACTGGAGCCCACGAAATTTCTTTTTTAATGAGATTTAAAAATAGATCATCAGGTTCCATGGAAAAAAATCTTCGGCGTCGAAGACAAATTGGTAGAATTAAATGTCCGAAATTTTAAATGTCTAAAATATTAGGTTTTTATTAAATCATTTTGTGTATGATTTCAATGAGTTCTTGTTTGATAATTGGTTTGGCAATATAGCCATCAAATCCTGACTTCAGAACCTGTTCTCTTTCATTCGCTTTGGCATATGCTGTTTGAGCAATTATCTTTGTGTCTGGTCTATCTTTCTTTATTAACTTAAGCGTGTCATACCCATTTAAATTTGGCATTTGTAAGTCTAAAAGAATCAAATCAAAATGGCTTTTTGTACAATGATCAATCGCCATTTCACCTGTTTTTGCAATTATAATTTCAATACCAGTCGTTTTAAGCATTTTTTCTAAAAGAGTGAGGTTTACTTTATAATCATCCACGATAAGTATCTTCTTCCCAGTCAGCTTTTTTTTAGAACTTAAATCATCACTAAGAGAGGTGTTATTTGGCCTTGGCGTTTTATCTTTCTGATAAGGGATACTTATGAAGAAGCTACTCCCAACATCCACCGTAGATTCTAACCATAATTTACCATTTAAAAGCTTGGTAAGTTTTTTCGAAATAGAAAGTCCCAGACCAGTTCCCCCATATTTTCGAGCATGGGAATCGTCTGCTTGTCGAAATCGGTTAAAAATAACATCTTGTTTGTCTTTTGAGATCCCGATACCAGTATCTTTCACAGAAAAAATTATCTCATCTTCGTTTAGTTGATATGACACAACAATACTTCCTTTTTCAGTAAATTTCAAAGAATTCTCAACAAGATTTGTTATGATTTGTTTTAAACGATATGGATCTGTATAAATAATAGATTGTTCATCACTTAATCCTTTAGAGAACTGGAGGTTAATGTGATCTTTGCCTTTACCGGTTTTAATTTTTTTGAATGTTTGATGCAGCTCTTCAAAAAGCTGATTCAGATTAAAAATGGTCTTCGATATTTTTAATTCTCCCGATTCAATTTTTGAAAAATCGATAATATCATTAATTAAATTAAGTAAGGAATTACCACTGTTACTTATATGACTGAAAAATTGTTTTCTAGTCTCCATGGGTAAGTCATCTTGTTGCAGCAACTCCGAAAATCCAATTATTGCATTCATTGGAGTACGTATTTCATGCGACATATTTGCCAGGAAGGAAGATTTTAAGCGATCCGATTCTTCCGCATGCTCTTTAGCAATCTGTAACTCGTTTTCTTTTTGACTTCGGATATCAATCATTTTATTGATTGTTTTTGACATCTCTCGAAATTCAGGGAAATACAAATCGTCAGGATTAATTTTAAAAGATTGAGTAGATGCTTTGCGGAAAAAATTGTTGAACGAAACAAAGTTTCGATTCATTTTCTTTGAAATAAATTTTGAAGTGAAATAAAAGATAAGAATAGCGATTCCAATTAGAATAATTATCTGGTAAATATAATTAAAAACGGTTTCGCGTAATTCAGTACTTGCAATTGCAATATTTTCATCTATTTCTTTTGTATATATACCTGCCC contains:
- a CDS encoding PorP/SprF family type IX secretion system membrane protein, producing MRNELKIVSVVMLLLNSLNLFAQDVEFSQFYANKIYLNPAFAGSDFDPRISFGYRNQWPELNSAYISYSVAYDQYVNALGGGVGLQIMQDEQGDGTISTTTASGMYAYTLRVSRNLSIKTGFQVSFIQRKLNTSNFTYPDQTDEFYINGLINPFTGEGAIDRLNRNYFDFSSGVIAAYKNWFIGFAAHHVTEPNETFKDESDYSRLPRKYTLHCGVNVPVFRNGLHRSSFSLAPSFLYQQQSTNKQLNYGLYLSKGSIIYGMWYRDNLELEYDAIILQLGIIRDWWQVSYSYDKTISKLIHTNTGAHEISFLMRFKNRSSGSMEKNLRRRRQIGRIKCPKF
- a CDS encoding cache domain-containing protein yields the protein MNFKPLQDKQNNLSINRAYFLLFLVLTVTFLVGIGGIWIYKEVSNFTSESEALRIKSIAQQKKLLISKTDECTDFINYQNNQAESRIKNRLKNLVNQADAIASNIYQQNKGKISDKEIKLRIKQAISPLRFANSRGYVFINTITGVGVLYPYSKVNEGRNLINLQDLNKNYLIKNEINLMKFQNEAYTKYENTKKVKNKFNAYTKVSFIKKFTPYNWYFGSYAFLDDLQDENQKEALNRISQITVGEDNYYFVYKKDGTCLFHRDSASIGKNYRDYKNIHRRKNVESFLSHAEIEKEGFVEYEDPSSDKGTKISYITTIDDWDWVIGAGIYTKEIDENIAIASTELRETVFNYIYQIIILIGIAILIFYFTSKFISKKMNRNFVSFNNFFRKASTQSFKINPDDLYFPEFREMSKTINKMIDIRSQKENELQIAKEHAEESDRLKSSFLANMSHEIRTPMNAIIGFSELLQQDDLPMETRKQFFSHISNSGNSLLNLINDIIDFSKIESGELKISKTIFNLNQLFEELHQTFKKIKTGKGKDHINLQFSKGLSDEQSIIYTDPYRLKQIITNLVENSLKFTEKGSIVVSYQLNEDEIIFSVKDTGIGISKDKQDVIFNRFRQADDSHARKYGGTGLGLSISKKLTKLLNGKLWLESTVDVGSSFFISIPYQKDKTPRPNNTSLSDDLSSKKKLTGKKILIVDDYKVNLTLLEKMLKTTGIEIIIAKTGEMAIDHCTKSHFDLILLDLQMPNLNGYDTLKLIKKDRPDTKIIAQTAYAKANEREQVLKSGFDGYIAKPIIKQELIEIIHKMI